One part of the Mariniblastus fucicola genome encodes these proteins:
- a CDS encoding prepilin-type N-terminal cleavage/methylation domain-containing protein, which yields MTQFRHILNSRVVTASCVRPKHGRSAFTLIELLLVMAVVIVVMSMAAPSVNRMFQRTALDRGADRVRAAMGKARVDAIKEGDVYAVFIARGSNWFDSGPFANSRDQIARASRDRRNVDQTGNSGFEDNLLPGGITFAATEVLSDARAEEVLSGTESSGGGGLQQILFYPDGTSQNASVVLQNQIGGIVEIQLRGLTGLSKSVRLKSMR from the coding sequence ATGACTCAATTCCGCCACATCCTGAATTCGCGCGTCGTAACCGCTTCGTGCGTTCGGCCAAAACACGGTCGGTCGGCATTTACGCTGATCGAGTTGTTGTTGGTGATGGCGGTGGTGATTGTGGTCATGAGCATGGCTGCTCCGTCAGTCAATCGCATGTTCCAGCGGACAGCGCTCGATCGTGGTGCTGACCGGGTTCGTGCTGCGATGGGAAAAGCTCGCGTCGATGCGATCAAGGAAGGCGATGTGTACGCTGTGTTCATCGCCCGAGGCAGCAACTGGTTTGACTCGGGGCCTTTCGCCAACTCGAGAGACCAGATTGCCAGAGCCAGTCGCGATCGTCGCAACGTCGATCAAACGGGAAACTCCGGATTCGAAGACAATCTTCTTCCTGGTGGCATTACCTTTGCCGCAACAGAAGTTTTGTCTGACGCCCGCGCTGAGGAAGTGCTTTCCGGCACAGAAAGTTCGGGCGGCGGTGGGCTGCAGCAAATCCTGTTCTATCCCGATGGAACGTCGCAGAACGCAAGCGTTGTTTTGCAAAACCAGATCGGCGGCATCGTTGAAATTCAGCTGCGTGGGCTGACTGGCCTTTCCAAATCGGTTCGACTCAAGAGCATGCGATGA
- a CDS encoding type IV pilus modification PilV family protein: MIRLKRKRGGFSLLEVILAIAILGGSMVVIGHGFWLGYRSVRNARMVGMGNRFADSAMAELSAGVIEPASVSTKSIPNEEGWVYSIEIQDAPVPGLLTAIVTVENTEFQPRIAVSLTRLVVDPDYDPLESESGD; encoded by the coding sequence ATGATCCGATTGAAACGAAAACGTGGTGGATTTTCCTTGCTGGAAGTCATTCTCGCGATCGCCATTCTCGGTGGTTCGATGGTGGTTATCGGACACGGATTTTGGCTTGGCTATCGCAGCGTCCGCAACGCCAGAATGGTCGGCATGGGCAATCGCTTTGCAGATTCCGCGATGGCAGAACTGTCAGCCGGAGTCATTGAACCGGCTTCCGTTTCCACCAAGTCGATTCCCAACGAAGAAGGTTGGGTCTATTCGATCGAAATCCAGGATGCGCCTGTTCCCGGTTTGCTGACGGCAATCGTGACGGTAGAGAATACTGAGTTTCAACCTCGAATCGCGGTTTCGCTGACACGGTTGGTGGTTGATCCCGACTACGACCCACTTGAATCAGAAAGTGGGGACTAG
- a CDS encoding type II secretion system minor pseudopilin, with amino-acid sequence MTSSHRFKSIRRNDRGGSILLIVLVTVAILALSVLSFSSLMLVEEQAARVMTRRIQSKYLVESGMEYTRMFLARPESEIVESGGLWNNEDTFRGVAAVADINNPGRNSSIGRFTLVAPGLNDDGIPEGTRNGVVNESSKININVLPYYDYYDALSEEEPTIARGILMGLPDMEEEIADAILDFIDLDDEERENGTESSYYRGLSPAYQAKNGPLDSIDELLLVRGVTPELLFGLDTNRNGVLDESEASLGDVSLTEAETMLGWANYLTLYSKESNLTAEGIQKININADDLDQLYDDLKSVFNDDWANFIIMVRLGTYEEGVPDDPEEANFVTASQISFEIPETTEPDELNKFRTVIDFMDIVYKTQDDDGNEVYVESPLNSSPGDPSLVIAMQSLTVYEGLAVPGRINIRQASRAVLSGIPVIADDDELLGNIISYREIELDDPDFLDKNRKYETFLLAEGLVDQETMKLLMPYICAGGDVYRAEIVGYFGDGRGTSRAEAVFDTTSPVPQILMWRDKSHLQTGYSIEALGSELQAVGSQLDR; translated from the coding sequence ATGACTTCCTCGCATAGATTTAAATCAATACGCCGAAATGATCGCGGTGGTTCCATACTGTTGATCGTCCTCGTCACGGTTGCCATTTTGGCGCTGTCGGTGCTTTCTTTTTCCTCACTGATGCTGGTTGAGGAGCAGGCTGCTCGCGTGATGACACGCCGAATTCAGTCGAAGTATCTGGTTGAATCCGGAATGGAATACACTCGTATGTTTCTGGCCCGTCCGGAAAGCGAAATTGTCGAAAGCGGCGGGCTGTGGAACAACGAGGACACTTTTCGGGGCGTTGCCGCGGTGGCGGACATCAACAACCCGGGGCGAAACTCTTCGATCGGTCGTTTCACGCTGGTCGCGCCGGGACTCAATGATGATGGTATCCCGGAAGGAACTCGTAACGGCGTGGTCAACGAGTCCAGCAAAATCAACATCAACGTTTTACCGTACTATGACTACTACGATGCGTTGAGCGAAGAGGAACCGACGATCGCTCGAGGAATCCTGATGGGATTACCGGACATGGAAGAAGAGATTGCCGACGCGATTTTGGACTTCATTGACCTTGATGACGAAGAACGCGAAAACGGAACGGAAAGCAGCTACTACCGCGGACTCAGTCCTGCCTATCAGGCGAAAAATGGACCGCTGGATAGTATCGACGAGTTGCTCCTGGTGCGTGGCGTGACTCCTGAATTGCTGTTCGGACTCGATACAAATCGCAATGGTGTGTTGGATGAATCCGAGGCATCGTTGGGCGACGTTTCTTTAACCGAAGCAGAAACCATGCTCGGTTGGGCCAACTATTTGACGCTCTACAGTAAGGAAAGCAATCTCACGGCCGAAGGCATTCAGAAAATCAACATCAACGCGGACGATCTCGATCAGCTCTACGATGACCTGAAGTCTGTCTTTAACGACGACTGGGCGAACTTCATCATCATGGTGCGGCTGGGGACCTATGAAGAGGGTGTCCCGGACGATCCGGAGGAAGCCAATTTTGTGACGGCCTCGCAGATCTCATTTGAGATCCCTGAAACGACTGAGCCTGATGAGCTGAACAAGTTCCGCACTGTGATCGACTTCATGGATATCGTCTATAAAACGCAGGACGATGACGGCAATGAAGTTTATGTGGAATCGCCGTTGAATTCTTCTCCGGGAGATCCGTCACTGGTAATCGCAATGCAGTCGCTGACGGTTTATGAAGGATTGGCTGTTCCGGGACGCATTAATATTCGTCAGGCTTCCCGAGCCGTCCTGTCCGGAATCCCGGTCATCGCTGACGATGACGAGTTGCTTGGGAACATTATTAGCTATCGCGAAATCGAATTGGATGATCCTGACTTTCTGGACAAAAACCGAAAGTACGAAACGTTTCTGTTGGCCGAAGGCTTGGTTGATCAGGAGACCATGAAATTGCTGATGCCCTACATTTGCGCCGGTGGCGACGTCTATCGAGCGGAAATTGTCGGGTATTTTGGCGACGGACGAGGAACGTCACGGGCAGAAGCGGTGTTTGATACAACGTCACCGGTCCCGCAAATCCTGATGTGGCGCGACAAAAGCCATCTGCAGACGGGTTATTCCATTGAAGCCCTCGGATCGGAACTGCAGGCCGTTGGCAGCCAGTTGGATCGATAA
- the pilM gene encoding type IV pilus biogenesis protein PilM: MSIVAIEINPNRILLVAGRKATTRPLEISHAIEIPIESGLTDEAIGEKLKQVVQDNGLTRNDAVVVLSRSQSELREIELPPAPDDELPDMVMFKAKSDFASFSDRWLLDYVSLDTDPGLPRRVLASAIAPAVRERVEKIIEPTGLKLKQLVLRPFAIMDLLNSQISDDAARLVVNPGDEFTDIVVTKGNQTVSTRSIRMPADQNSDQRNRLLLSEVRRTLASSKRQLGGTAVSNMILLDDEKTNKHLVGDLSERLKIGVDVVNPFDGLGRIGQAKGDVASPWQFSPLLGSLLHHGHDRTPAIDFLNPSRREEVVVDRSRWLIYGSLAGLAALMTIAFAWWTLSSQSAEIAQLQQDLVDAIKFNEGDSNRPSMDSILGRTGMIDDWEKANVQWLDELDEMSKRFLTADEAMVSSFNAAVRRNVPIVEVSGKIVSNDQDRKLFEALELRPYLVTPTKADVSLEGDSEYPYTFGNSLVVQRKGVEWLKALDKHVSDFHKNRRSLNDEAAVDGESDADSEVDAEANSDAEGSVN; encoded by the coding sequence ATGTCTATCGTCGCTATCGAAATCAATCCGAATCGAATTCTGCTGGTTGCAGGTCGCAAGGCCACGACGCGACCCCTGGAAATTTCGCATGCGATTGAAATCCCAATCGAATCAGGTCTAACCGACGAAGCGATTGGCGAGAAACTCAAACAGGTCGTTCAGGATAACGGACTGACGCGGAATGACGCCGTCGTTGTGCTGTCCCGATCGCAGAGCGAACTCAGAGAGATCGAGTTGCCGCCGGCTCCGGATGACGAGCTTCCGGACATGGTGATGTTCAAAGCGAAAAGTGATTTCGCATCTTTCAGCGACCGTTGGTTGTTGGACTACGTTTCGTTGGATACGGATCCAGGCTTGCCCCGTCGCGTGCTCGCTTCGGCAATCGCGCCTGCCGTTCGTGAACGAGTCGAAAAGATCATCGAGCCGACTGGCCTCAAGTTGAAACAATTGGTGCTGCGACCGTTCGCCATCATGGATTTGCTCAACAGCCAAATTTCAGATGATGCCGCACGACTGGTCGTCAATCCCGGCGATGAGTTCACTGACATTGTGGTCACGAAAGGTAATCAGACCGTTTCGACGCGATCGATTCGAATGCCTGCCGACCAAAATTCTGATCAGCGGAACCGTTTGTTGCTGAGTGAGGTTCGCCGCACATTGGCGTCCTCAAAACGTCAGCTCGGCGGTACGGCAGTCTCCAACATGATTTTGCTGGACGACGAAAAAACGAACAAACATCTCGTTGGCGATTTGAGCGAACGATTGAAGATTGGCGTCGACGTCGTCAATCCATTCGATGGACTCGGTCGAATCGGTCAAGCGAAAGGCGACGTCGCGTCTCCGTGGCAGTTCTCTCCATTGCTTGGCAGTTTGCTGCATCATGGACACGACCGGACTCCGGCGATTGACTTTCTCAATCCCAGCCGGCGAGAAGAAGTCGTTGTCGATCGAAGTCGCTGGTTGATCTACGGATCACTTGCTGGTCTTGCAGCGTTGATGACCATCGCTTTCGCATGGTGGACGCTCAGCAGTCAATCAGCAGAGATTGCTCAGCTTCAACAGGATCTGGTGGACGCCATCAAGTTCAATGAAGGTGACTCCAACCGGCCCAGTATGGATTCGATTCTCGGTCGCACGGGAATGATCGATGACTGGGAAAAAGCCAACGTTCAATGGCTCGACGAGCTTGACGAAATGAGCAAGCGATTCCTGACGGCCGACGAAGCCATGGTTTCCAGTTTCAATGCCGCAGTTCGGCGAAACGTACCGATCGTCGAAGTCTCCGGAAAGATCGTTAGCAACGACCAGGATCGGAAGCTGTTTGAGGCGTTGGAGTTGAGACCCTATCTGGTGACGCCGACCAAAGCGGATGTTTCTTTGGAAGGCGACAGTGAGTATCCGTATACGTTTGGCAATTCCCTGGTCGTGCAGCGGAAGGGGGTGGAATGGCTCAAGGCACTTGATAAGCACGTGTCTGATTTCCACAAAAATCGTCGCAGCTTGAACGATGAAGCGGCTGTGGACGGTGAATCCGATGCCGATTCTGAAGTTGATGCCGAAGCGAATTCGGATGCCGAAGGGAGTGTGAACTGA
- a CDS encoding DUF1559 family PulG-like putative transporter, whose translation MKTPLSGKRFAFTLVELLVVIAIIGILIGMLLPAVQQVREAARRITCANNLKQSCLALHNYESSHMEFPAGHIINHNWYFYEVDAAPGGYIDPNNDFSYPNRGPFWSWMMRVAPFMEQGNVYNLADLKAWPWWQYQPNGKTINGISVPSYSCPSESRSGDAWDDGTGNEAAVTSYLAVSGRDSYSETEGQDGIIYCNSKIGFGHISDGSSNTLLIGERTASYDLEYGWQWAGAGDNALGEADVVLGVHERIAVDWGSDPSGYETDFFRPGEAIDPDNLHRFHYWSSHPGGGSWAFADGSVRFMSYEVDRGNNGSTGYEPTILEKLSTRAGGEVAEQP comes from the coding sequence ATGAAGACTCCACTTTCTGGTAAGCGTTTTGCTTTTACGCTTGTCGAGCTTTTGGTCGTGATCGCGATCATCGGCATTCTGATCGGTATGCTATTGCCGGCAGTTCAACAGGTTCGCGAGGCAGCAAGAAGAATAACTTGCGCGAACAATCTCAAGCAAAGTTGTTTGGCTTTGCACAACTACGAGAGCTCCCACATGGAATTTCCTGCGGGGCACATTATCAATCACAATTGGTATTTTTATGAGGTCGATGCCGCGCCGGGCGGCTACATCGATCCGAACAATGACTTTTCCTATCCAAACAGAGGTCCGTTCTGGAGTTGGATGATGCGTGTGGCTCCATTCATGGAGCAAGGCAACGTCTACAACCTGGCAGATCTCAAGGCGTGGCCGTGGTGGCAGTATCAGCCGAATGGGAAGACGATCAACGGGATCAGTGTTCCTTCCTATTCCTGCCCTTCTGAATCTCGATCTGGGGATGCCTGGGACGACGGAACAGGAAACGAAGCGGCGGTTACTTCCTATCTGGCAGTCAGCGGGCGTGACAGTTATTCCGAAACCGAAGGCCAGGACGGAATTATTTACTGCAACTCAAAGATCGGTTTCGGGCACATCTCCGACGGTTCATCCAACACTTTGCTGATCGGAGAACGCACCGCGTCCTACGATTTGGAATACGGATGGCAGTGGGCTGGTGCTGGCGACAATGCGTTGGGGGAAGCGGACGTCGTGCTTGGCGTTCACGAGCGTATCGCAGTTGATTGGGGCTCGGATCCAAGCGGATACGAGACTGATTTCTTCCGTCCGGGCGAAGCGATCGATCCTGACAACCTGCACCGTTTTCACTACTGGAGTTCACATCCCGGTGGTGGATCATGGGCATTTGCCGACGGCAGTGTTCGTTTCATGAGTTACGAAGTCGATCGCGGCAACAACGGCAGCACTGGTTACGAGCCTACCATTTTGGAAAAGCTTTCGACTCGTGCTGGCGGTGAAGTCGCTGAGCAACCTTAA
- a CDS encoding outer membrane beta-barrel protein, whose amino-acid sequence MVNSNFSTSQVQRWAKIIVAVVVSVSAVSLPAMAQKPYYNNTYKIYPQSHSSRVARASGRANGLPNQPVTARPQPFNVDVVDPPAPFPTLDITDAPLENQSGQFSNLSKAFAANEPAKVTHSGRIQDIFGENSQDQIFGEQESTPQETVPVNPFEKLDPVVPPTTTQDPTPLPPNPFGEMTPREDQSQEPTTPIQNPFNELPQDPTPNTPPMDTDPRGSNQIEPRLPPGSEFTPDPGQINPNPPIPGEEPRPRDDEPGNVSGNDEPRETESPDLTDQKEPGELPDTSERSVFDSKEPDEKDLAPVPAPRSSHVYLPARDPTDYVQSQDAKKGAVPPGYDPRMMPNNPYANLPGPYGYGARPGYPPQPSYPGYPPQPPYPGYVPPYPNAMPQMPYGGQCGPGCTPTQLCNSCNNCNSTSIASSGCGGCNQCNSCCGTGSRPTLVGEDIGNRIVETATVDECGDAAYVDVVSDCDNVCTNFASCYIGLFGGWSDLNDFTTRGELGTGVYFEDAGYLFGFTVGQFQGRNLRTELELSYRNININGLQLDGVSGSEFTSVAGDFGTFAGMLNGYWEFVDFGSEKIKPYVGGGVGFALARPDLIQSNGVEAVINDDESSFAWQWMAGLNYKASPTLDAFVEYRYFTADSFRLDTQLPEVAGVGNGSGPFDYRSSTVLFGMRARF is encoded by the coding sequence ATGGTTAACAGTAATTTTTCGACGAGCCAAGTGCAACGGTGGGCGAAGATCATCGTCGCTGTCGTTGTCAGCGTAAGCGCCGTCAGCCTGCCCGCGATGGCTCAGAAACCGTATTACAACAATACGTACAAGATCTATCCGCAATCGCATTCGTCGAGGGTCGCTCGCGCAAGCGGTCGCGCAAATGGCTTGCCGAATCAACCGGTGACGGCAAGGCCACAACCTTTCAACGTGGATGTTGTTGATCCTCCTGCTCCTTTTCCAACGTTGGACATTACTGACGCGCCGCTTGAAAACCAATCGGGGCAATTCAGCAATCTTTCGAAAGCATTTGCGGCGAACGAGCCGGCAAAGGTCACTCATTCTGGCCGCATTCAGGACATCTTCGGCGAGAATTCTCAGGATCAAATTTTCGGCGAACAGGAATCGACGCCACAGGAAACTGTACCAGTAAACCCATTTGAAAAACTCGACCCGGTAGTTCCGCCAACGACAACTCAGGACCCAACACCACTCCCACCGAATCCTTTCGGAGAAATGACTCCTCGCGAAGATCAATCGCAAGAGCCAACAACACCGATTCAAAATCCGTTCAACGAACTTCCTCAGGATCCGACACCGAATACGCCTCCGATGGACACTGATCCGCGAGGTTCGAATCAGATTGAACCGCGTCTACCTCCGGGAAGCGAGTTCACTCCGGATCCGGGACAGATCAATCCTAACCCACCCATTCCCGGCGAAGAGCCAAGACCGCGTGACGATGAACCGGGCAATGTTTCAGGCAACGATGAGCCGAGAGAGACTGAGTCACCGGACTTGACCGACCAGAAAGAACCCGGCGAACTTCCGGACACATCGGAGCGTTCCGTTTTCGATTCAAAGGAACCGGACGAAAAAGATTTGGCGCCGGTTCCCGCTCCGCGATCGTCTCATGTGTATTTGCCGGCTCGTGATCCTACGGATTACGTTCAGTCGCAAGACGCGAAAAAAGGCGCGGTTCCTCCAGGATACGATCCGCGGATGATGCCGAACAATCCATACGCCAACCTGCCTGGCCCCTACGGCTATGGAGCTCGGCCAGGCTATCCGCCACAGCCTTCTTACCCAGGGTATCCGCCGCAGCCTCCTTATCCGGGCTACGTGCCTCCGTATCCAAACGCGATGCCCCAGATGCCCTACGGCGGCCAGTGCGGTCCGGGCTGCACTCCAACTCAACTTTGTAACAGCTGCAACAATTGCAATTCAACTTCGATCGCATCCAGCGGTTGCGGCGGGTGCAATCAGTGCAATTCGTGTTGCGGAACTGGATCCCGTCCGACACTTGTCGGCGAAGACATCGGAAATCGCATCGTGGAGACGGCAACCGTCGATGAATGTGGCGATGCAGCCTACGTTGATGTCGTAAGCGACTGCGACAACGTTTGCACGAATTTCGCCAGTTGCTACATAGGACTGTTCGGTGGCTGGTCTGACTTGAATGACTTCACGACACGGGGCGAACTCGGTACTGGAGTTTACTTTGAAGACGCGGGCTATCTGTTCGGATTCACCGTCGGGCAATTTCAAGGTCGCAATCTGCGTACCGAACTTGAGCTGAGCTATCGCAACATCAACATCAATGGTTTGCAACTCGATGGCGTCTCGGGATCAGAGTTTACCAGCGTCGCGGGAGACTTTGGAACGTTTGCGGGGATGCTGAACGGATACTGGGAATTCGTGGACTTCGGTTCTGAGAAAATTAAACCGTATGTCGGTGGCGGCGTGGGCTTCGCACTGGCGCGACCTGATTTGATCCAGTCGAACGGTGTCGAGGCGGTCATCAACGATGACGAATCAAGCTTCGCGTGGCAGTGGATGGCCGGACTGAACTACAAAGCTTCGCCAACTCTCGACGCGTTTGTTGAGTATCGCTATTTCACAGCGGACTCATTCCGACTTGATACGCAATTGCCTGAAGTGGCAGGAGTTGGCAACGGTTCCGGGCCGTTTGACTATCGCTCCAGTACCGTACTGTTCGGTATGAGGGCGCGATTCTAG
- a CDS encoding DMT family transporter: protein MSSGNRSTEKSASDTAKPTLNGLSDSALAVVAAQSDTTAATSGETKRAFSMRQVAMASGIVFTGAVLFSTKAILVKLAMPYGIEPVPLLLLRMVFAMPFYAAVLVWLSVKERDQHIPGREPTPWIRISVLGVVGYYLASFFDFYGLKFISASLERVILYSYPTIVLLISAVFARKRITVHQAIAVVICYVGIFVAIRFGGSGGVATNVPLGVFLVFLSAVTYAIYLVGSGELIPKMGVWRFTSIAMLVSTACVVVHFALTETVTDLWSYPPEVYWLGFAMAIFATVVPSFLISEGIKRIGATNAAVIGGVGPVSTIVLASIFLGESFTTAQLLGTLCVIVGVIYISINMKRD from the coding sequence ATGTCTTCAGGGAATCGATCCACAGAAAAGTCAGCTTCCGACACCGCAAAACCCACGCTGAACGGGCTTTCGGATTCGGCGTTGGCAGTGGTAGCAGCGCAATCAGACACGACGGCTGCAACGTCCGGCGAAACGAAGCGAGCGTTTTCCATGCGACAAGTCGCGATGGCGAGTGGCATCGTTTTCACCGGGGCGGTTCTTTTTTCGACCAAGGCGATTCTGGTAAAGCTGGCCATGCCCTACGGTATCGAACCCGTGCCACTATTGTTGCTGCGGATGGTTTTCGCGATGCCGTTCTATGCAGCGGTCCTGGTATGGCTGTCCGTGAAGGAGCGAGATCAACACATTCCTGGACGAGAGCCAACGCCGTGGATACGAATTTCGGTGCTCGGCGTCGTTGGCTATTACCTGGCAAGCTTCTTCGACTTCTACGGATTAAAGTTTATCTCAGCCAGCCTCGAACGCGTTATCCTGTACTCGTATCCCACCATCGTGCTTTTGATCAGCGCTGTCTTTGCAAGGAAGCGAATTACCGTTCACCAGGCGATCGCGGTTGTGATCTGCTACGTCGGAATCTTCGTCGCGATACGGTTTGGAGGCTCCGGAGGCGTCGCGACGAACGTACCGTTGGGCGTGTTCCTGGTTTTTCTTTCTGCAGTAACCTATGCCATTTACCTGGTCGGTAGTGGAGAGCTGATTCCGAAAATGGGAGTGTGGCGGTTTACCTCGATTGCCATGTTGGTATCAACAGCTTGTGTCGTCGTGCACTTCGCGCTGACCGAGACCGTTACGGATTTGTGGTCTTACCCGCCGGAAGTCTACTGGTTGGGATTTGCGATGGCGATCTTCGCGACCGTGGTGCCGTCCTTCCTGATTTCAGAGGGAATCAAGCGAATCGGAGCCACGAACGCCGCCGTTATTGGAGGCGTTGGACCCGTGTCGACCATTGTCCTTGCGTCAATTTTTCTTGGAGAGTCCTTCACAACTGCGCAACTTCTCGGAACGTTGTGCGTGATCGTAGGAGTCATCTACATCTCGATCAACATGAAACGCGATTGA
- a CDS encoding prenyltransferase/squalene oxidase repeat-containing protein gives MNKLGIVSGLALMLAVLATNAQAQDSATDSTAEKQTNTEELRQQIVAKGLKYFSEKGQAENGSFTEKAGAGITALAVTSALRNGLSVDDPMVAKGLEALNGFVKPDGGIYGGGRLKNYETCVAVVALSLANDSGKYNKTLANAQAFLKGLQVDGADRKPDDPWYGGVGYGGSGRPDLSNTAYFVEALIATGADEDDESIQRAITFISRCQNLEGHGNDTRFADLVKDGGFYYSIPTESSDASSETERITANGGLRSYGSMTYSGFKSMIYAGLTKENPRVEAATTWIENTYSVEKNPGMGTAGLFYYFHTFSSALNAAGMEKVVDKDGEAHDWRADLITQLAELQNDDGSWTNEDRRWFENDPNLSTGFALLALSYCKPAAETPATDAGK, from the coding sequence ATGAACAAATTAGGGATTGTCTCCGGGCTGGCGTTGATGCTCGCGGTACTCGCGACGAACGCTCAGGCTCAAGATTCAGCAACGGATTCGACAGCTGAGAAACAGACGAACACGGAAGAGCTTCGGCAACAAATCGTGGCCAAGGGGCTCAAGTATTTCTCCGAGAAAGGCCAAGCCGAAAACGGATCGTTTACGGAAAAGGCGGGAGCCGGGATTACAGCTTTGGCAGTGACTTCTGCACTCCGCAACGGCCTTTCTGTTGACGACCCGATGGTTGCCAAAGGGCTTGAAGCGCTCAACGGTTTCGTCAAACCTGATGGAGGAATCTACGGAGGCGGACGGCTGAAAAACTACGAAACTTGCGTTGCCGTCGTCGCTCTGTCGCTCGCAAACGATTCTGGGAAGTACAACAAAACGCTGGCCAATGCTCAGGCATTTCTAAAGGGGCTTCAGGTTGACGGAGCAGATCGAAAGCCAGACGACCCGTGGTATGGAGGCGTCGGCTACGGCGGTTCGGGACGTCCCGATCTTTCCAACACCGCGTACTTTGTGGAAGCACTTATTGCGACTGGAGCGGACGAGGACGACGAATCGATTCAGCGTGCGATCACCTTCATCAGTCGCTGCCAGAATTTGGAAGGGCATGGCAACGACACTCGATTTGCTGACTTGGTGAAGGACGGTGGTTTCTACTATTCGATCCCAACAGAATCCAGCGACGCGTCCAGTGAAACAGAGCGTATTACTGCCAATGGTGGTTTGCGAAGCTATGGATCGATGACGTATTCCGGCTTCAAGAGCATGATTTATGCAGGGCTTACCAAAGAAAATCCTCGTGTCGAGGCAGCCACGACGTGGATCGAGAACACCTACTCGGTTGAGAAGAATCCGGGGATGGGAACCGCTGGTTTGTTTTACTACTTTCACACGTTCAGCTCTGCCTTGAATGCTGCCGGCATGGAGAAAGTCGTCGACAAGGATGGGGAAGCCCACGATTGGCGCGCGGATTTGATCACTCAATTGGCCGAACTCCAAAACGACGACGGGTCCTGGACAAACGAAGACCGTCGCTGGTTTGAAAACGATCCAAACCTCTCGACCGGTTTCGCGCTGTTGGCGCTTTCCTACTGCAAACCTGCAGCGGAAACGCCTGCGACAGACGCGGGGAAATAG
- a CDS encoding DUF1559 domain-containing protein — MKQKSKLSHSNLNPRGFTLVELLVVIAIIGILIGMLLPAVQMVREAARRTSCMNNVRQMVLSALNYESAHMHFPPSFEIEHGTILTGNNGSWSIHGRLLPFCEQANAYELVDLDVAWDVQIDTGVPTMRVPMYQCPSEINDTVRIDTSTGAPKVYPQNYGFNFGSWLAYDPVSRRTGDGPFYVNSDLPISAVRDGTSNTICVSEVKAFTSYIRNTADPGDTPPTDPAAFMGYSGQLKLGPGLHQNTGHTEWCDGRVHHSGITTVFTPNTFVPYESGGQTYDIDFNSVQEGKRDDQATYAAITARSYHAGGTVSTGMLDGSVRSVSDSVELEVWRAIGSVAGGEVFDSNF, encoded by the coding sequence GTGAAACAGAAAAGCAAACTTTCCCACTCAAATCTCAATCCGCGAGGGTTCACGCTGGTTGAGCTGTTGGTTGTGATTGCGATCATCGGCATTCTGATCGGCATGTTGTTGCCGGCTGTACAAATGGTCCGCGAGGCGGCTCGCAGAACTTCCTGCATGAACAACGTGAGGCAGATGGTCCTGTCGGCGTTGAACTACGAATCGGCTCACATGCATTTCCCACCAAGCTTTGAAATAGAGCATGGCACAATCTTGACGGGCAACAATGGATCCTGGTCAATCCACGGCAGGCTGTTGCCGTTCTGCGAACAGGCCAATGCTTACGAACTGGTCGACCTGGACGTGGCCTGGGATGTTCAGATCGACACGGGCGTCCCAACGATGCGAGTCCCGATGTACCAATGTCCAAGCGAAATAAATGACACTGTTCGAATCGACACCTCGACTGGCGCGCCGAAAGTTTACCCGCAGAACTATGGCTTCAATTTTGGATCATGGCTGGCTTACGATCCGGTGAGCCGTAGGACTGGTGACGGACCTTTCTACGTCAACAGCGACCTGCCGATCTCCGCGGTGAGAGACGGAACAAGCAACACAATTTGTGTCTCGGAAGTCAAAGCTTTCACTTCTTATATTCGCAACACGGCCGATCCCGGAGACACGCCGCCGACAGATCCAGCAGCGTTCATGGGATACTCCGGACAGCTCAAACTGGGTCCGGGTCTTCATCAAAACACTGGACACACCGAGTGGTGCGATGGCCGAGTCCACCACTCAGGAATCACAACGGTATTCACACCGAACACGTTCGTTCCCTACGAGTCTGGCGGCCAAACTTACGATATCGATTTCAATTCCGTTCAGGAAGGCAAACGCGACGACCAGGCGACTTACGCGGCGATCACGGCACGCAGCTACCACGCCGGAGGCACCGTCAGCACCGGAATGCTCGATGGTTCAGTCCGGTCTGTGTCCGACTCGGTGGAGCTCGAGGTGTGGCGAGCTATCGGTTCGGTAGCGGGCGGCGAAGTCTTTGATTCGAATTTTTAG